A single window of Ictalurus punctatus breed USDA103 chromosome 27, Coco_2.0, whole genome shotgun sequence DNA harbors:
- the LOC108259415 gene encoding sialoadhesin, whose product MDVGSRKLLLLILLLNITVSVSGIQDVKVSCHPEKICALRESSVTLTCSYSNIIIITGFWFSLKDKAKWRKEEHPEDLALDSDYAGRVSYTGMTKFSSTLTITDLRERDSGEYHLVFITDKGEKYLSSAGVTLTVTDLQVTHDSTQQTLTCRTSCPLTFTVHRYYWYKNGQYLKEYKDNVETFPLSKAEEGSYSCSVHGYGTILSLPVCVRRSCYSVTYRDKRVCAVEGSSVEFAGSYSHPSDLSVREVFWFYFQRGKVFQDLKQETQFTNRVEYVKQDKSSTLKMKNLTKKDSGEYQLRFLNNDGEGFIGKPGVILSVTDLQVRASRSAVASEGQTTVTLSCITSCTLSNNPTYMWYRNGQPVTDKLTKHNKLYLNSSEDAGNYSCAVRRREDLRSPELTVTWSENYTVLMLIMVGLAVTLLSGGLWMWKRTSSSDNGHSSTGESGQRHSPAVYENVSASDRSGRVASDDQDDVHYASVVFKNSHKQEVSPSPRLPPDTTEEEDVQYAAVNVSRSTAAIQLVADEAADDPSQLYSKIQNLPTSAV is encoded by the exons ATGGACGTTGGATCCAgaaagctgctgctgctgatccTGTTGTTGAATATTACAG TTTCAGTATCAGGTATCCAGGACGTGAAGGTGTCATGCCATCCTGAGAAGATCTGTGCTCTGAGGGAGTCATCTGTGACCCTGACGTGCTCTTACtcaaatatcatcatcatcactggcTTCTGGTTCAGCCTAAAGGACAAAGCTAAATGGAGGAAGGAGGAACATCCAGAGGATTTAGCTTTAGACTCAGACTACGCAGGACGTGTGAGCTACACAGGGATGACAAAATTCAGCTCGACTCTTACAATAAcagacctgagagagagagactcagggGAATATCACCTCGTGTTCATTACGGATAAAGGAGAGAAATATCTGAGCTCAGCTGGAGTTACTCTAACAGTTACAG ACCTGCAGGTGACCCACGACTCCACACAACAAACTCTCACCTGCCGCACTTCCTGTCCTCTGACCTTTACTGTTCACCGGTACTACTGGTACAAGAATGGACAATACTTAAAGGAATACAAAGACAATGTGGAAACTTTCCCTTTAAGTAAAGCTGAAGAAGGCAGTTACTCCTGCTCTGTTCACGGCTATGgtactattctctctcttccagTGT GTGTTCGCAGGAGCTGTTATAGTGTGACCTACAGAGACAAAAGAGTCTGTGCTGTGGAAGGATCTTCAGTGGAGTTTGCTGGAAGTTACTCACATCCCAGTGATCTGAGTGTTAGAGAAGTattctggttttattttcaGCGTGGTAAAGTCTTCCAGGACCTGAAGCAGGAAACACAGTTTACTAATCGAGTTGAATATGTGAAACAAGACAAAAGCAgcactttgaaaatgaaaaacctgACAAAGAAAGACTCTGGAGAATATCAACTTAGATTCCTTAATAATGATGGTGAAGGATTCATTGGTAAACCTGGAGTGATTCTGAGTGTTACAG ATCTGCAGGTAAGAGCGAGTCGCTCTGCAGTGGCATCAGAAGGACAGACTACAGTAACGCTGAGCTGCATCACCTCCTGCACTCTGTCTAACAACCCCACTTACATGTGGTACAGGAACGGACAGCCTGTTACTGACAAACTCACCAAACACAACAAGCTCTACCTGAACTCCAGTGAAGATGCAGGAAACTACTCCTGTGCTGTGAGACGACGTGAGGATCTCCGTTCTCCTGAACTAACTGTGACAT GGTCAGAGAATTACACAGTGTTAATGCTCATCATGGTGGGCCTGGCAGTAACACTCCTGTCAGGAGGTCTGTGGATGTg GAAGAGGACGTCGAGCTCAGATAATGGCCACAGCAGCACTGGTGAGAGTGGACAG CGTCACTCTCCAGCTGTTTATGAAAATGTCTCAGCCTCAGACCGCAGTGGAAGAGTCGCCTCAGATGATCAGGATGACGTTCACTATGCCAGTGTTGTCTTTAAAAACTCCcacaaacaggaagtgtctCCGTCACCCAGACTTCCTCCAGACACCACAGAGGAAGAGGATGTTCAGTATGCTGCTGTGAACGTTAGCAGGAGCACTGCTGCCATCCA GCTTGTAGCAGACGAAGCGGCTGATGATCCGTCTCAGCTCTACAGCAAGATCCAGAATCTCCCCACTTCAGCAGTGTAG
- the LOC128628708 gene encoding pregnancy-specific beta-1-glycoprotein 1: protein MTNNYIFHLEYNTKLCFIFADLKVTVSDSESYKSLSCITTCPYNPTYVWYRNGQFKVHQDRGKLYVSSEESGSYSCAVRGHEELRSPAVCVFDEKSCWSVTYSTQNICSLIGSSVDILCDFTFTDHNKVTKVFWFIKDQAGVEPVDVREDEEYQGRVQYTQISQNNCRLRITNLRERDAQTYRFRFYTDVGKYTGDPGVSLSVTDLKVTVSDWREQYMNLICITTCTLSNNPTYIWYKNGQRVSECKSASCSVAAVGGAVSYSCAVEGHDSLLSPPVYSPKNTRAVVLSSGDTVEGDSVTLSCSSDANPPVLTYSWFKQRAAADTLLTTGQNYNISNISSQHSGLYYCTAHNRLGQHNSTPTHLDVKGNSTPTHLDVKGNSTSTLLDGSDNYTVLMLIMVGLVAFLAVTLLSGALWMWKRKSSSANGHSSTGESGQRHSPAVYENVSASDRSGRVASDDQDDVHYASVVFKNSHTHEVSPSPRLPPDTTEDEDVQYAAVNVSRSTAAIQLVTDEAADDPSQFYSKIQNLPTSAV from the exons atgacaaataattacatATTTCATTTAGAATATAACACCAAGCTCTGTTTCATTTTTGCAGATCTGAAGGTTACAGTATCAGACTCGGAGAGCTACAAGTCACTGAGCTGCATCACCACCTGCCCCTACAACCCCACGTATGTCTGGTACAGGAACGGACAGTTTAAAGTTCATCAGGACAGAGGTAAACTGTATGTCAGTAGTGAGGAATCAGGAAGCTACTCCTGTGCTGTAAGAGGACACGAGGAGCTTCGCTCTCCTGCTGTCT gtGTTTTTGATGAGAAGAGCTGCTGGAGTGTGACGTACTCCACCCAGAATAtctgctctctgattggctcATCAGTGGACATACTCTGTGATTTCACGTTTACTGATCATAACAAGGTCACAAAAGTGTTCTGGTTCATTAAAGATCAGGCTGGTGTTGAACCTGTGGATGTGAGAGAGGATGAGGAGTATCAGGGCCGAGTGCAGTACACACAGATCTCCCAGAATAACTGTAGACTGAGAATCActaacctgagagagagagacgctcaGACATACAGATTCAGATTCTACACTGATGTTGGTAAATACACCGGTGATCCTggagtctctctgtctgtcacag atCTGAAGGTTACAGTATCAGACTGGAGAGAGCAGTACATGAATCTGATCTGCATCACCACCTGCACTCTGTCTAACAACCCCACTTACATCTGGTACAAGAACGGACAGCGTGTGTCTGAGTGTAAATCTGCCTCCTGCTCTGTAGCTGCAGTCGGTGGTGCGGTCAGTTACAGCTGTGCTGTTGAAGGCCATGACAgtctcctctctcctccagtgt ATTCCCCTAAAAACACCAGAGCAGTGGTTCTTTCCTCTGGAGACACAGTGGAGGGGGATTCAGTGACTCTGAGCTGTAGCAGTGATGCAAACCCTCCTGTTCTCACCTACTCCTGGTTTAAACAGAGAGCAGCTGCAGACACACTGCTGACAACAGGCCAGAATTACAACATCAGCAACATCAGCTCCCAGCACAGCGGACTGTACTACTGCACTGCTCACAACCGGCTGGGACAGCACAACTCTACACCAACACACCTGGATGTGAAGGGTAACTCTACACCAACACACCTTGATGTGAAGGGTAACTCTACATCAACACTCCTGGATGGGTCAG ATAATTACACAGTGTTAATGCTCATCATGGTGGGACTGGTCGCCTTCCTGGCAGTAACACTCCTCTCAGGAGCTCTGTGGATGTG GAAGAGGAAGTCGAGCTCAGCTAATGGCCACAGCAGCACTGGTGAGAGTGGACAG CGTCACTCTCCTGCTGTTTATGAAAATGTCTCAGCCTCAGACCGCAGTGGAAGAGTCGCCTCAGATGATCAGGATGACGTTCACTATGCCAGTGTTGTCTTTAAAAACTCCCACACACATGAAGTGTCTCCATCACCCAGACTTCCTCCAGACACCACAGAGGACGAGGATGTTCAGTACGCTGCTGTGAACGTTAGCAGGAGCACTGCTGCCATCCA GCTTGTAACAGACGAAGCGGCTGATGATCCGTCTCAGTTCTACAGCAAGATCCAGAATCTCCCCACTTCAGCAGTGTAG